A window of the Branchiibius hedensis genome harbors these coding sequences:
- a CDS encoding MMPL family transporter has protein sequence MATLLYKLGHAAYRKWYFFLIGWIVALVGFGALAGAVKQPYQDSFSIPGIPSLEAQTMQQKLFPGTGNAEDQAAVTVVVAAPEGHTLKEEKYSNAVNDLIAQLKKVPQMPADATTLVNPVQASAAQYQMAVQAAVKQGQPQAVAEANAKALLPLSADGRIGTMSFDFDVAKVTDVKPASQDAVLAALADARTSGLQAEVNGTGMQKFDVEGGSGELLGVAVAALVLLITFGSLVAAGLPILSAFVGVGAGTIGVMIASKFTTISTTTPILATMIGLAVGIDYTLFILSRYRSELRNTDDRAHAAGLAVGKAGSAVVFAGLTVLIALAALSVVGIPFLTTMGMAAAGTVFFAVLVALTLLPAVLGMLKSHAFGGSFRTPHRELDSDGKVINNGVRWARFIGKRPAVIGGVVTLVLIMLAVPAKDLHLALPTDSTAATNTTQRKAADLIVEGFGPGRAAPLITVVDATGIQDPKARLAAFGEVTAWAAKQGDVANAQVIAVNKDSTGAQILITPKSGPDDEATTTLLQNLRDGQSGIESQTKTTVGVTGVTAIQTDVSDALTSALPKYLAIVVGLAFILLMMVFRSILVPLTATLGFLLSVLATFGATVMIFQKGDLGIFSGEPIVSFLPIILIGIVFGLAMDYQVFLVSRMREAHVHGADAHEAVVDGFRHGARVVTAAACIMISVFAAFMLQGQQFIVSMGFALAAAVFFDAFLVRMTIIPAAMFLLGEKAWWLPKWLDKILPSVDVEGEKLQQLSSDTAQHAPKHAAPEEAPDPV, from the coding sequence ATGGCGACTCTGCTCTACAAACTCGGCCACGCGGCGTACCGCAAGTGGTACTTCTTCCTGATCGGCTGGATCGTCGCCCTGGTCGGCTTTGGCGCTCTGGCCGGTGCGGTGAAGCAGCCGTACCAGGACAGCTTCTCCATCCCGGGCATCCCCTCCCTGGAAGCCCAGACGATGCAGCAGAAGCTGTTCCCCGGGACCGGCAACGCCGAGGACCAGGCGGCCGTGACGGTCGTCGTCGCGGCGCCCGAGGGGCACACGCTGAAGGAGGAGAAGTACTCCAATGCGGTCAACGACCTGATCGCGCAGCTGAAGAAGGTCCCGCAGATGCCAGCGGACGCCACGACGCTGGTCAACCCGGTGCAGGCGTCCGCTGCGCAGTACCAGATGGCCGTGCAGGCCGCGGTCAAGCAGGGTCAGCCGCAGGCGGTCGCGGAGGCCAACGCCAAGGCGTTGCTGCCCCTGTCCGCTGACGGCCGGATCGGCACGATGAGCTTCGACTTCGACGTCGCCAAGGTGACCGACGTCAAACCCGCCAGCCAGGACGCCGTGCTGGCCGCCCTGGCCGATGCCCGCACGAGCGGTCTGCAGGCCGAGGTCAACGGCACCGGTATGCAGAAATTCGACGTCGAGGGCGGCTCGGGTGAGCTGCTCGGTGTCGCGGTCGCCGCGTTGGTGCTGTTGATCACCTTCGGCTCGCTGGTGGCTGCCGGCCTGCCGATCCTGTCCGCGTTCGTCGGCGTCGGCGCCGGGACGATCGGGGTGATGATCGCCAGCAAGTTCACGACGATCAGCACGACCACCCCGATCCTGGCCACGATGATCGGTCTGGCGGTCGGTATCGACTACACGCTGTTCATCCTGTCCCGCTATCGCTCGGAGTTGCGGAACACCGACGACCGGGCGCACGCCGCAGGGCTAGCGGTCGGAAAGGCCGGCTCCGCAGTCGTGTTCGCCGGTCTGACGGTGCTCATCGCACTGGCCGCGCTGTCCGTGGTCGGCATCCCGTTCCTGACCACCATGGGTATGGCCGCCGCCGGAACCGTGTTCTTCGCGGTCTTGGTCGCGCTGACCCTGCTGCCGGCGGTCCTCGGCATGCTGAAGTCGCACGCGTTCGGCGGCTCGTTCCGCACGCCGCACCGCGAGCTGGACTCCGACGGCAAGGTCATCAACAACGGTGTCCGCTGGGCGAGGTTCATCGGCAAGCGACCGGCGGTCATCGGCGGCGTCGTCACTCTGGTGCTGATCATGCTGGCGGTGCCGGCCAAGGACCTGCACCTGGCGCTCCCGACAGATTCGACTGCTGCGACCAACACCACGCAGCGCAAGGCCGCCGATCTGATCGTGGAGGGCTTCGGTCCCGGCCGCGCCGCACCGTTGATCACGGTCGTGGACGCCACCGGAATCCAGGACCCCAAGGCGCGCCTCGCGGCCTTCGGCGAGGTCACCGCCTGGGCGGCCAAGCAGGGTGATGTCGCCAACGCCCAGGTCATCGCCGTCAACAAGGACTCCACGGGTGCCCAGATCCTGATCACCCCCAAGTCGGGCCCGGACGACGAAGCCACGACAACGTTGCTGCAGAACCTGCGCGATGGTCAGTCCGGTATCGAATCGCAGACCAAGACGACGGTCGGCGTCACCGGTGTGACCGCGATCCAGACCGACGTCTCCGACGCCCTGACCTCGGCGCTGCCGAAGTATCTGGCGATCGTCGTGGGCCTGGCCTTCATCCTGCTGATGATGGTCTTCCGCTCGATCCTGGTCCCGCTCACCGCCACCCTCGGCTTCCTGCTGTCGGTCCTGGCGACCTTCGGTGCCACGGTGATGATCTTCCAGAAGGGTGACCTCGGCATCTTCTCCGGTGAGCCGATCGTCAGCTTCCTGCCGATCATCCTGATCGGCATCGTCTTCGGTCTGGCGATGGACTACCAGGTCTTCCTGGTCAGCCGGATGCGGGAAGCGCACGTGCACGGTGCGGACGCGCACGAGGCTGTCGTCGACGGCTTCCGGCACGGCGCCCGCGTCGTGACCGCCGCGGCCTGCATCATGATCTCGGTCTTCGCCGCGTTCATGCTGCAAGGTCAGCAGTTCATCGTGTCGATGGGCTTCGCGCTCGCGGCGGCGGTGTTCTTCGACGCCTTCCTGGTCCGGATGACCATCATCCCGGCGGCGATGTTCCTGCTCGGGGAGAAGGCGTGGTGGCTGCCGAAGTGGCTGGACAAGATCCTGCCGTCGGTGGACGTCGAAGGTGAGAAGCTGCAGCAGCTGAGCAGTGACACCGCGCAGCACGCACCCAAGCACGCGGCGCCGGAGGAGGCGCCCGACCCGGTCTGA
- a CDS encoding M56 family metallopeptidase translates to MPALFLLLIAAACVLTTHLLPRWRGQERAPGSSLLLWQAISIAAILAGVLLAPVAVLGVVRDGPDLPDPAAHLPLLLVAIVVSGVLLGRLAVRGHRVGTALRTSRRRHRELIDLLAVDPGGEPLPDVRRWRALGSGPRSLTVLAHATPTAYCVPGLSSRVVVSDTVGKQLGPVGLQAVLAHEVTHLRQRHDLILEFFTVLHTAVPAGFRSDRGLSDGRLLVEILADRGAEHLVGRTPVARAIVLLADAPHPEGAMGSGGASAVARLERLADARSYTAQALLVGVVSGLLIALPLVVTGWALVRG, encoded by the coding sequence GTGCCGGCGCTGTTTCTTCTGCTCATCGCGGCGGCCTGTGTCCTCACCACCCATCTCCTGCCGCGGTGGCGGGGCCAGGAGCGTGCTCCCGGGTCGAGCCTGCTGCTCTGGCAAGCGATCTCGATCGCGGCGATCCTGGCTGGAGTCCTGCTCGCTCCCGTAGCCGTGCTGGGAGTCGTGCGCGACGGCCCGGACCTGCCGGATCCCGCCGCTCACTTACCCCTGCTGCTGGTCGCGATCGTCGTCTCCGGTGTCCTGCTCGGTCGGCTCGCCGTGCGAGGCCATCGGGTGGGCACCGCGCTGCGGACCTCCCGCCGGCGGCACCGCGAACTCATCGACCTACTCGCCGTGGACCCGGGCGGGGAGCCGCTACCCGACGTACGTCGATGGCGGGCCCTGGGCAGCGGACCGCGCTCCCTGACGGTGCTGGCTCACGCGACGCCCACGGCGTACTGCGTTCCCGGCCTCAGCAGCCGCGTGGTGGTGAGTGACACGGTCGGCAAGCAGTTGGGGCCGGTCGGTCTGCAAGCGGTGCTCGCCCACGAGGTGACCCACCTGCGGCAGCGGCACGATCTGATCCTGGAGTTCTTCACGGTGTTGCACACGGCGGTCCCGGCGGGCTTCCGCAGCGATCGGGGACTGAGCGACGGCCGGTTGCTGGTCGAGATCCTGGCCGATCGGGGCGCCGAACACCTCGTGGGCAGGACTCCGGTGGCCCGGGCGATCGTGTTGCTCGCGGACGCCCCGCACCCCGAAGGAGCCATGGGCAGCGGTGGGGCCTCTGCGGTGGCGCGGCTGGAGCGGTTGGCCGACGCCCGGTCCTACACCGCCCAGGCGTTGCTCGTCGGGGTGGTCAGCGGGTTGCTGATCGCCCTACCGCTGGTCGTCACCGGCTGGGCCCTGGTGCGCGGCTGA
- a CDS encoding glycoside hydrolase family 3 protein, whose protein sequence is MSSANDITRAAYGVLLAAFDGTSIPAWLPTAYDAGLGGICLYGNNIAEGSSLARLGREVRALAPDAVLTLDEEGGDVTRLHTLDGSPYPGNAALGRVDDVDATRVVAAAIGAELRDAGVWFNLAPVADVNSNWRNPVIGTRSFGASAELVGRHTIAYLIGLADAGVAGCLKHFPGHGDTATDSHVSLPTVTADAETVRRRELLPFRMAIASQAPAIMTSHVLLKALDPDRPATLSHRVLTGLLREELGYAGVIVTDALDMAGASQGRGIPAAAVESLIAGADLLCLGPQHGPTPTVLLECVRAIEQAVSDGVLPAARLFDAAQRVLTLRSRWTSMADPDRAMIATGRTRAKAVAERVVAGAPRLAPGPVTVLRITSGTNPAVGETVWGQIPIGPSTDIAVEDLDQTPPPTGPAVIVGRRASSDPRVWAWLAHCLEQNPEAVAVELGWPTPAAVQHPAVVCTWGQARVLTDALADALLSEGPPTIG, encoded by the coding sequence GTGAGCTCGGCGAACGACATCACCCGCGCGGCGTACGGCGTCCTGCTGGCCGCCTTCGACGGCACCTCGATCCCGGCCTGGCTGCCGACCGCGTACGACGCCGGTCTGGGCGGAATCTGCCTCTACGGGAACAACATTGCTGAAGGATCTTCGCTGGCCCGGCTGGGCCGTGAGGTGCGCGCCCTGGCTCCGGACGCCGTACTCACCCTCGACGAGGAGGGTGGCGACGTCACCCGGCTGCACACGCTCGACGGCAGTCCCTACCCGGGCAACGCAGCGCTCGGCCGCGTGGACGACGTGGACGCGACGCGGGTCGTGGCCGCCGCGATCGGCGCCGAATTGCGTGATGCCGGAGTGTGGTTCAACCTAGCGCCGGTCGCGGACGTGAACAGCAACTGGCGCAACCCCGTGATCGGCACGCGCAGCTTCGGCGCCAGCGCCGAACTCGTCGGACGGCACACGATCGCCTATCTGATCGGTCTGGCGGATGCAGGGGTCGCTGGTTGTCTCAAGCACTTCCCCGGTCACGGCGACACCGCGACCGACTCCCACGTGTCGTTGCCCACGGTCACCGCCGACGCGGAGACGGTTCGCCGGCGGGAACTGCTGCCGTTCCGGATGGCGATCGCGTCTCAGGCACCGGCGATCATGACCTCCCACGTGCTGTTGAAGGCGCTGGACCCCGACCGTCCTGCCACGTTGAGCCACCGGGTGCTGACCGGTCTGCTGCGCGAGGAGTTGGGCTACGCCGGTGTGATCGTCACCGATGCCCTCGACATGGCCGGTGCCAGCCAGGGCCGTGGGATCCCCGCTGCGGCAGTCGAATCCCTGATCGCAGGAGCCGATCTGCTGTGCCTTGGACCGCAACACGGTCCGACACCGACGGTGCTTCTCGAATGCGTCCGGGCCATTGAACAAGCCGTCAGCGACGGCGTCCTGCCAGCAGCCCGACTCTTCGACGCAGCGCAGCGGGTGCTCACGTTGCGGAGCCGGTGGACCAGCATGGCCGACCCCGACCGAGCCATGATCGCCACTGGACGGACGCGAGCGAAGGCGGTCGCCGAACGGGTCGTGGCCGGCGCCCCCAGACTCGCGCCCGGTCCGGTCACCGTCCTACGGATCACCAGCGGCACGAATCCCGCGGTGGGCGAAACCGTCTGGGGCCAGATCCCGATCGGACCGAGCACCGATATCGCGGTCGAGGACTTGGACCAGACGCCCCCGCCGACCGGGCCCGCGGTCATCGTCGGCCGCCGGGCCAGCAGCGATCCGCGGGTCTGGGCGTGGCTGGCTCATTGCCTCGAGCAGAACCCCGAAGCGGTCGCCGTCGAACTCGGCTGGCCCACACCGGCCGCCGTCCAGCATCCCGCCGTGGTCTGCACCTGGGGCCAAGCACGTGTCCTGACCGACGCCCTTGCGGACGCCCTGCTGTCGGAGGGGCCCCCTACCATCGGCTAG
- a CDS encoding carbohydrate ABC transporter permease, translating into MTAITARKGRTRGWNAVAILLAIVWVFPVYWIVNSSLQPTEKLRGTTPAFFPSFDFSAYGRVFGPDFLASLRLSLTVTLMAIIASVICAFIAAVAISRFRFRGRISFILVVLAVQMIPPEALFISQYKMLADWNLYNTAFGLALLYTAMILPFTIWMLRGFVDGVPLELEEAAMVDGCSRIGAFFRVTFPLLAPGLVACSVYGFLQAWNEYTLAVVVMDPNNRTLPLWLRGLSSVSNQAVDWPAVMAGATLVAVPVIVFFMIVQNKMASGLVSGAVKG; encoded by the coding sequence CATCACCGCCCGCAAGGGCCGCACCCGCGGCTGGAACGCTGTCGCGATCCTGCTCGCGATCGTCTGGGTCTTCCCGGTCTACTGGATCGTCAACAGTTCGCTGCAACCGACCGAGAAGCTGCGCGGCACGACGCCGGCGTTCTTCCCCAGCTTCGACTTCTCCGCCTACGGCCGCGTGTTCGGTCCGGATTTCCTTGCCTCCCTGCGACTTTCGCTCACTGTCACGTTGATGGCGATCATCGCCTCGGTGATCTGCGCGTTCATCGCGGCCGTCGCGATCTCCCGGTTCCGCTTCCGTGGCCGCATCTCTTTCATCCTGGTCGTGCTCGCAGTACAGATGATTCCGCCGGAGGCGCTGTTCATCTCCCAGTACAAGATGCTGGCCGACTGGAACCTCTACAACACGGCCTTCGGCCTGGCCCTGCTCTACACGGCGATGATCCTGCCCTTCACGATCTGGATGCTGCGCGGTTTCGTCGACGGTGTGCCGCTGGAACTCGAGGAAGCCGCGATGGTCGACGGCTGCAGCCGCATCGGCGCGTTCTTCCGGGTCACCTTCCCACTGCTCGCCCCGGGCCTGGTGGCCTGCAGCGTCTACGGATTCCTGCAGGCCTGGAACGAGTACACCCTCGCCGTCGTCGTGATGGACCCGAACAACCGCACCCTGCCGCTGTGGCTGCGCGGACTGTCGAGTGTCTCGAACCAGGCCGTCGACTGGCCGGCCGTCATGGCGGGCGCCACGCTGGTCGCGGTGCCGGTGATCGTGTTCTTCATGATCGTGCAGAACAAAATGGCCTCGGGTCTGGTGTCAGGTGCGGTGAAGGGGTGA